A genome region from Geobacter pickeringii includes the following:
- a CDS encoding VOC family protein — MANPFVHVELMTTDMATAKAFYTGLFDWKLEEVPGMDYTLINVGEGTGGGMMQSPVPEAPSRWLAYVLVDDVAASTTKAQTLGATICKEVTEVPGIGWFSVITDPTGATLALWQVNPDYRMPAK, encoded by the coding sequence ATGGCAAATCCGTTCGTACACGTGGAGTTGATGACCACCGACATGGCCACAGCCAAGGCGTTTTATACCGGGCTGTTCGACTGGAAGCTGGAAGAGGTCCCGGGGATGGACTACACCCTGATCAATGTGGGTGAGGGGACGGGGGGCGGGATGATGCAGAGCCCGGTGCCCGAGGCGCCGTCCCGGTGGCTGGCCTACGTCCTGGTGGACGACGTGGCTGCCTCCACCACGAAGGCCCAGACCCTCGGGGCGACGATCTGCAAGGAGGTCACCGAAGTCCCGGGGATCGGCTGGTTCAGCGTCATCACCGATCCCACCGGGGCGACCCTGGCGCTGTGGCAGGTGAACCCGGACTACCGGATGCCGGCGAAGTGA
- a CDS encoding ADP-ribosylglycohydrolase family protein — MNDATIRDRAAGAVMGAFIGDAMGLGPHWYYDLHELRRDYGAWITGYTDPRPDRYHAGLKAGQLSQAGFILKLLLQSLVERGEYDEADFCRRMDEELLPLLDGTPVCGPGGYTSQSIRELWRQRVEQKLPWGKTGGHADTTEAIERTLILAVRYALDPSRLATAIAGNAVLTQIDDTVVSMTVAYGAVLGLLVRGHRLDAHLSATLMKLVKSGELPFHAVTSDNLHPPRPGAPDPPRAGKFASPDALLTPSYMAAAAADPDIRIEPAWKVSLVYGMPCAIYHQLPAAYYLAARFHDDFESALLHAVNGGGQNQARAMLAAALVGAQVGLSRIPRRFLDGLEESATLQRLAADLAACVASPATLSGGESAV; from the coding sequence ATGAACGATGCAACGATCAGGGACCGCGCGGCAGGCGCCGTCATGGGCGCCTTCATCGGCGACGCCATGGGGCTCGGGCCCCACTGGTATTACGACCTTCACGAGCTGCGGCGCGATTACGGCGCCTGGATCACCGGGTATACCGACCCCCGGCCGGATCGGTACCATGCGGGGCTCAAGGCGGGCCAGTTATCCCAGGCAGGTTTTATCCTGAAGCTGCTGCTCCAGTCGCTGGTGGAGCGCGGCGAGTACGATGAAGCGGATTTCTGCCGCCGCATGGATGAAGAGCTTCTGCCGCTCCTGGACGGCACCCCTGTCTGCGGGCCGGGGGGGTACACCAGCCAGTCGATCCGCGAGCTGTGGCGGCAGCGCGTGGAGCAGAAACTGCCGTGGGGGAAGACCGGCGGCCACGCCGACACGACGGAGGCGATCGAGCGCACCCTCATCCTCGCGGTACGCTATGCGCTGGACCCCTCTCGGCTCGCCACCGCCATCGCCGGCAATGCCGTTCTGACCCAGATCGATGACACCGTCGTCTCCATGACCGTCGCCTACGGCGCCGTGCTGGGGTTGCTGGTGCGGGGGCACCGGCTGGACGCGCACCTCTCGGCCACACTGATGAAGCTGGTTAAGAGCGGGGAGCTCCCGTTTCACGCCGTAACCAGCGACAATCTGCACCCCCCCCGCCCCGGCGCCCCGGACCCGCCCCGGGCCGGGAAGTTCGCCTCCCCCGACGCCCTGCTGACGCCGTCGTACATGGCTGCCGCCGCCGCAGACCCGGATATCCGCATCGAGCCGGCATGGAAGGTGTCACTCGTCTACGGCATGCCGTGCGCCATCTATCACCAGCTGCCGGCGGCCTACTATCTGGCCGCCCGGTTTCACGACGATTTCGAATCTGCCCTGCTCCATGCCGTCAACGGGGGGGGGCAGAACCAGGCGCGCGCCATGCTTGCCGCCGCCCTGGTCGGCGCGCAGGTCGGCCTCTCCCGCATACCCCGCCGGTTTCTCGACGGGCTGGAGGAGTCCGCCACCCTGCAGCGGCTGGCCGCCGACCTGGCCGCCTGCGTTGCTTCTCCGGCCACGTTGTCGGGAGGCGAATCCGCAGTATAG
- a CDS encoding NADPH:quinone reductase, which produces MKAIRVREFGLPEVMRVEEVPVPTPGPGEVVVRLHAVGVNPVDTYIRSGQYLPGLKLPYTPGLDGAGVISAVGPEVRHRQVGERVYVARSLTGTYAEEVLCKEFQSHPLPEGIGYGQGAAIGVPYGAAFRALFQRAHGVAGETVLVHGASGGVGIAAVQLARAAGLRVIGTAGTEKGEAMVLAQGAHHVLNHRSDGYLDKLQDLTCGKGVDVVVEMLANVNLDRDLGVLAKGGRVVIVGSRGRVEIDPRATFMGETAILGMTLFNATERELASMHAAFGEGLSNGTLRPVVSRELPLAEAAEAHHAVMESSTLGKIVLLP; this is translated from the coding sequence ATGAAAGCGATACGAGTCCGCGAATTCGGTCTTCCTGAGGTAATGCGGGTGGAGGAGGTCCCCGTGCCGACCCCCGGTCCGGGGGAGGTGGTGGTGAGGCTCCACGCCGTCGGCGTGAATCCGGTGGATACCTACATCCGCTCGGGTCAGTATCTTCCCGGCCTGAAGCTCCCCTATACCCCCGGTCTCGACGGCGCCGGCGTCATCAGCGCCGTCGGCCCCGAGGTGAGGCACCGGCAGGTGGGGGAGCGGGTCTACGTCGCCCGGTCCCTCACCGGCACCTACGCCGAAGAGGTGCTCTGCAAGGAGTTCCAGAGCCATCCCCTCCCCGAAGGGATCGGCTACGGTCAGGGGGCGGCCATCGGCGTCCCCTACGGCGCGGCGTTCCGGGCACTGTTCCAGCGGGCCCACGGGGTGGCGGGGGAGACGGTCCTCGTCCATGGCGCCAGCGGCGGCGTGGGGATTGCGGCGGTGCAGCTTGCCCGGGCTGCCGGGCTCCGGGTGATCGGCACCGCCGGCACGGAGAAGGGTGAGGCGATGGTGCTGGCCCAGGGCGCCCACCATGTCCTGAACCACCGCAGCGACGGGTATCTGGACAAACTGCAGGATCTCACCTGCGGCAAAGGGGTGGATGTCGTCGTGGAAATGCTCGCCAACGTGAACCTGGACCGCGACCTCGGGGTGCTGGCGAAGGGGGGACGGGTGGTGATCGTCGGGAGTCGCGGCCGGGTCGAGATCGATCCGCGGGCCACCTTCATGGGGGAGACCGCGATCCTCGGCATGACCCTCTTCAATGCCACCGAGCGGGAGCTGGCCAGCATGCACGCCGCCTTTGGCGAGGGGCTCTCCAACGGGACGCTTCGGCCGGTGGTGAGTCGGGAGCTGCCGCTGGCCGAGGCGGCCGAGGCCCACCATGCGGTGATGGAGTCGAGCACCCTCGGCAAGATCGTCCTGCTCCCGTGA
- a CDS encoding hotdog domain-containing protein has translation MSNATAEKACIPPTPSVDLSGEAGWLPFDAPSLVGESLRFVSGEPDGNRFRVRYYRDEEKHLHARIWFGPETGGPPGHAHGGAVSAVMDEALGLAAWAAGYPIVVGNLNVSFRAMLPLEKVVTLESRVVSAQGRKIMVHGRLFCGETIYAEGECLCITIPGR, from the coding sequence GTGTCAAACGCAACCGCTGAAAAAGCATGCATCCCCCCCACCCCCTCCGTCGACCTCAGTGGCGAGGCCGGCTGGCTCCCCTTCGATGCGCCGTCGCTGGTGGGGGAGTCGCTCCGCTTCGTCTCCGGCGAACCCGACGGCAACCGCTTCCGGGTCCGCTACTACCGCGACGAAGAGAAGCATCTCCATGCGCGGATCTGGTTCGGCCCCGAGACCGGTGGCCCCCCGGGTCATGCCCACGGCGGCGCCGTGTCGGCAGTCATGGACGAAGCCCTGGGGCTGGCCGCCTGGGCCGCCGGCTATCCCATCGTCGTCGGCAATCTCAACGTGAGCTTTCGGGCCATGCTACCGCTCGAGAAGGTGGTGACGCTGGAGAGCCGGGTCGTCTCCGCCCAGGGGCGCAAGATCATGGTCCATGGCCGGCTCTTCTGCGGCGAGACGATCTATGCCGAGGGAGAGTGCCTCTGCATCACCATTCCGGGCCGCTGA
- a CDS encoding mechanosensitive ion channel family protein has protein sequence MTAVNTPDNVMTMVGNAKVFNDTIQNYTINDYRRVELKCQLAGSADHVAAMKLLREKLAAVPNVLAAPAVDVEILDFTLVGPVLAVRPYCHNDHYWQVYFDGNRTIREALAAAGFPAPMPAQVVLVQNPQG, from the coding sequence GTGACCGCCGTCAACACGCCGGACAACGTGATGACCATGGTCGGCAATGCCAAGGTGTTCAACGACACCATCCAGAACTATACCATCAACGACTACCGGCGGGTGGAGCTGAAGTGCCAGCTGGCCGGCAGCGCCGATCACGTGGCCGCCATGAAGCTGCTGCGGGAGAAGCTGGCGGCGGTGCCGAACGTCCTGGCGGCGCCGGCGGTGGACGTGGAGATCCTCGACTTCACCCTGGTGGGGCCGGTGCTGGCCGTGCGCCCCTACTGCCACAACGACCACTACTGGCAGGTCTACTTCGACGGCAACCGCACCATCCGCGAGGCCCTCGCCGCGGCGGGATTTCCCGCGCCGATGCCGGCCCAGGTGGTGCTGGTCCAGAACCCGCAGGGATAG